The segment CTGTAAGGTGTTGAAGAAACACGCTATGATGTCTGACCCTGAGATCTCCATTAACTTTCGCATTCAGCATGAATGTGTATCAACAGATGCAGCATGTGTTCTTGAAACCGAACCTTCCCTTTTACCAGGGCTTCCTGATGATGTTGCTAAGCATTGTCTTGCACTTGTTCCACGTAGTGATTTTCAGTCCTTGGGATCTGTTTGtaagagatggagaaaattcatTCAGAGCAAAGAATTCAATGCATCCAGAAAACTGGCAGGTACTTTAGAAGAGTGGCTTTACATACTTACAAAGGATGAAGAAGCTGGAAGAATCTACTGGCAGGTTCTTAACTCTGTTAAGGCTGAATGGGAGTCCCTTCCACCTAtgcctggtcctgccaagacagaaTTTGGTATTGTTGTGATGGATGGGAAACTTCTCGTTATGGCTGGCTTGTTTGAAGATGATGCTGGTATCGCAACTGCTTCAGCAGATGTTTACAAATATGATTGCGCATTAAACATGTATGTTATTATCTCCAACTTGCAATTTGTATCTAATACAGGTTATTGTCATGAAACTCAGAGAACAAATTCTTTGTATTTTTTGTGATTAATGTTTAGCTATTTGTCTCAGTCTCTGGTCTGTTATGAAACATTTATGGAGACATTTCCATGTTGGTTAGTGCAGGTGGAGTAAGCTTCCAAGCATGAATGTTGCTCGCTATGACTTTGGTTGTGCTGAGGTTGATGGTCTGGTTTATGTTGTTGGTGGGCACGGAATGGGAGGTGAATCTCTCTCTAGTGTTGAGGTGTTTGATCCAGAAGAAAACCGGTGGACATTGACAGAGAGTTTAAGGCGTCCCAGGTGGGGTTGTTT is part of the Cryptomeria japonica chromosome 10, Sugi_1.0, whole genome shotgun sequence genome and harbors:
- the LOC131031517 gene encoding F-box/kelch-repeat protein At1g67480, with product MTTICKVLKKHAMMSDPEISINFRIQHECVSTDAACVLETEPSLLPGLPDDVAKHCLALVPRSDFQSLGSVCKRWRKFIQSKEFNASRKLAGTLEEWLYILTKDEEAGRIYWQVLNSVKAEWESLPPMPGPAKTEFGIVVMDGKLLVMAGLFEDDAGIATASADVYKYDCALNMWSKLPSMNVARYDFGCAEVDGLVYVVGGHGMGGESLSSVEVFDPEENRWTLTESLRRPRWGCFACSLEGRLYVMGGRSSLMIGYSRCIDIYNPENHRWDEMKNGCAMVVANAVLDKRLFCIEWKNDRKLAIFNAPDSSWERIPVPLVGSMRVNFCFGILGGNLLLFSTQNDPYYKTLAYDPQAVPGSEWQTTDIRPLGTCLCSVTIIA